A window of Kribbella sp. NBC_00382 genomic DNA:
CAAATGAGCCGAAAAGATCGCGCGCTGTTACCGGTCCGCTCCGTTTGGTCATTCGCCGCCGAACGCGATTTAACATTCCGATTGCAATCCGCGCGTCCGGACATCGTGCATGTGCACAACACTTTTCCGCTGTTCAGCCCTTCGGTACTGCGGGCCGCGGCCCGCCAGGACCTTCCGATCGTCGCCACGTTGCACAATTTCCGGCTGATGTGCGCCAACGGAGTGCTGCAGCGCGACGGCGGCCCCTGCGAGTCCTGTGTCGGCAAGATCCCGTGGCGTGGCGCGGTCCACGGCTGCTACCGCGACTCGAAGGTGCAGAGCCTCCCGCTCGTCGCCGGGATCACCGTGCACAACACCCTCCATACCTGGCAGCGGTACGTCACCACGCTGATCGCGCCGTCGGAGTTCGTCCGGTCGAGATACATCGCTGGCGGGTTCGACGCCGATCGGATCGTGGTGAAGCCTCACGCGGTTCCACACGACGGCGTAGTACGGGAAGGTGCGGGGGATGGCGTCGTCTTCCTCGGACGGCTGACCGAGGAGAAGGGCTTCGCCGACCTGTTGAAGGCCTGGGACTCGTCGCTGGGGGAGCTCAAGGTCATCGGCGACGGTCCGCTCAGGGCTGAGGCGGAGGAGCGGGCCAGTCGCGACTCGTCGGTCAAGGTGCTCGGTGCGCTGCCGTGGGCCGAGTGCATGGAGGTACTACGGTCCGCGCGCGCCCTCGTAGTACCGGCTCGGTCGTATGAGACGTTCGGACTCGTGGTGATCGAGGCGTTCGCGAACGGAGTACCGGTGGTGGCGTCCCGAATCGGGGCGCTGGCGGAGCTCGTCGAGGACGGCGAGACCGGCGCGCTGGTCGCTCCCGGCGACACGGAGGAGCTCCGAAAGGCCCTGGGGTTGCTCACCGAGCCGGCGACTTCGATAGCCTTCGGCCAACGAGCACGTCAGGTCTATCTCGACCGCTTCACTCCGGAGCGCGACTTGACGGCCACGGAGAGGATCTACACCGATGCGATCGCGCGGCACGCGGCCGACCCACGGACCGGCCCGCGCAGCCAGGCACGCCGCCCGGCGAATAGCTAGGCGAGTGGCGATTACTCGGTGTAAGGTCAGCCCAGACGTGGGGGGTCACGTCGGTCATTGGTGGGACCCGGTTGTCGGTATGTTCACCGGGAGTTCGTCTTTCAACTCGCCCGGGGGGCGATGGGGCAGGGCCCGCGGGGGCTCAGTGGGGGAGTACAAGGTGCCGCAACGCATCGGTTATCTGATCGGGGTCTTCGACCTGTTCCACGTCGGCCATCTGGACGTGCTGGAGCGGGCGAAGCAGCAGTGTGACCATCTCGTCGTCGGTGTGCTCACCGACGACTGGGCGGTCGACGCCTGGGGTGCGCGACCGTTCGTGCCGATCGTCGAGCGGGCGCAGATTGTCGAGCAGTTACGCTGCGTAGACGAGATCGTCGTGGTGGACGGGGTCGAGGCGGCCCTCGAGTTCGCCGACGGCGTCGTCTTCGCCGCGGACGGTACCGACGGAGTGCTCGGTCCTGATGAGCTGGACGGGATTCCGGCCGGCCGGGTCAGCGTGCTGACGTCCGGACGCGGTTCCCGGAGCCAGATCCTGCGTGCCGCGATCGACCAGCGGCAGTCACGCAGTTCGGTCGCATGAGCCGGCGCTCCATCGGAGACGTCGTCGGCGAACTTTCGCGCGCCCAGAAGCCGTCCGCCGGCACCCCGGCGTACTCGCGCTTCGTGAACCGGCGGATCGGCCGGTACCTGGCCGCGGGTGCGTTCCTGGCCGGCCGGACGCCGAACCAGATCAGCCTGACCAGCGGGTTCTGCTCACTCGTCGGCATCGTTCTCATTGCCACCATCTCGCCGAGCCTCCCGCTTGCGCTTGCGGTGACCGTCTTGCTGGTGCTCGGCTACGCGTTCGATTCCGCCGACGGGCAGTTGGCCCGGTTGCGTGGTGGCGGCTCCCCGCTGGGTGAGTGGCTGGACCATATGATCGACTGCGTCAAGATCGCCTTGCTGCACAGCGCAGTACTGATCTCGTTCTACCGGTTCGATGCCTTCAGCAACGAGCTGGTGCTGCTCATCCCGCTCGCTTATCTGTGCGTTTCGGCGGTGCTGTTCTTCGGGCTGATCCTGATCGACCAGCTTCGCCGCCGGCATGGCGCGAGCACGGCCAACGTGCGCGGTGACTCCGTGCTGAAGTCGTTGTTGATAGCACCGACCGACTACGGCGTACTCTGCCTGGTCTTCCTGACCTTCGGCTGGCCGCGGCTGTTCACCACCCTGTACGGCCTGTTGCTGGTCGCGAACCTGCTCTTCCTGCTGGCCGCGATCGCCAAGTGGTACAGGGAAATGGCCGCGCTGCAGCCGGCTCCGCGCAGTACCGGGGTGAACGGCTGATGGGCGTCGTCGGGTATGCGCCCGGGGTCTACGACATGTTCCACATCGGCCACCTGAACATCCTGCGCCGGGCCAGCGAGCACTGCGACTACCTGATCGCCGGCGTGGTCGAGGACGACGTGGTGACCAGGATCAAGGGCCGTCGGCCGGTCGTCCCGCACGACGAGCGGATGGAGGTCGTCCGGGCGATCGGCCTGGTCGACGAGGTGGTCAGCGACTGGTCCAGCGACAAGTTCGAGATGTGGAAGCAGTTGCGCTACGACGTGCTCTTCAAAGGTGACGACTGGAAAGGCACCGAGAAGGGGCAGCGGCTGGAGAAGCTGCTCGGCGAGGTCGGTGCCAGCGTGCACTACTTCCCGTACACCGCCTCCACTTCCAGTACGGATCTCCGCAGGCTCCTGGAGGGGACGCTCTGATGTCGACCCGGCCGAAGATCCTGCTCAGCGCTTACGCCTGCCGGCCGAAGGGTGGGTCCGAGCCGGGGGCCGGCTGGGCCTGGGCGAAGGCCGCGGCCCGCGATCACGACGTCTGGCTGATCACCCGCGGCAAGTTCGCGCACGAGATCACCGAGGAGTTGGCCGCCCGGCCGATTCCGTCGCTGACGGTGGTACCGCTGGAGCTGCCGAAGTGGGTGCTCAAGCTGCGCCGTCGGCACGCGGACGTCTATTGGTACTACCCGCTTTGGCAGCGGCTAGCCGGCCGCACAGCCGAGCGGCTGCATGCCGAGCACTCCTTTGACGTCATCCATCACCTGACCTTCGCGACCGACTGGATGCCCGCGGGCGTCGTCCAGCTGTCGACCGCCAAGGTGATCTGGGGACCGGTCGGCGGCTCGACCACGGCGCCCTTGTCGATGGCCCACTGGCTGGGCTCGAAGGGCGTGCTCAACGAGCTGGTACGCCGCGGTTACACCGGCCTGATGCGCCGGCTCGTCGGCCGCAAGCACGCGCTGAACGCGGACCTGGTCGTTGCCCAGAACAAGGATGTCGCCGAGTACTTCGGCAAGTACGCGCGCGAGGTGACCGTCCAGCCGAACGTCGCGATCAGCCGGTTCGCCGCCGCTTCTGGGCCACGTGAGCCCTATGGCGCGCCTGGCGTGAAGACGGCTGTGTTCGTCGGCCGGATGATCCCGTGGAAGGGGCTGCTGATCGCGATCAGCGTCCTCGCCCGCCCGGAAGCCGCTAACTGGGAGCTCCGCGTCATCGGCGACGGCCCCGACTGGCGCCGCGCCGAACGGCTCGCGGAGGAACTCGGCGTACGGGACCGGGTCGAGTTCGTCGGCCAGCTCCCACGCGAAGAAGTCCTGACTGCATTCCTGCGCGCCGACGCGATGCTCGCCCCCGCCCTCCGCGAGGCGGCAGGCTGGGCCGTAGCCGAAGCCCTGGCCAGCGGCTGCCCGGTCGTCTGCGTCGACCGCGGCGGCCCCTCAGTCATCGTCTCTCCCGAAGACGGCGCCGTCGTCCCCTGGAAAGGCGACGTAGTAGGCGGCCTAGCCAAGGGTCTGGCGTCCCTGAACGGCCGCATCGACCCAGTAAACCGCTGGGCCCCCGAACGCCTCCCAGAAATCCTCGCCGACTGGTACAGCACCACCCGCGTCCCGCACTAGCCGCCACATCCGGCGACCCCCGGACACGAAACGGCGACCTTGAACACCTAACGGCGACCTTGAACACGAAATAACGTGTCCGAGGTCGCCGTTAGGTGTTCAAGGTCGCCGGAGTTGCTCAGTCCTTGGCGGTTTTGCCGGGGAGGGCGAGCATGCGGTCCAGGGCGATCTTGGCGTACTTGTTGGTGTCGGGGTCGACCTTGATCGGGTTGACGACGTGGCCGGCGACCAGGTTTTCCAGGGCCCAGACGAGGTGGGGGAGGTCGATGCGGTTCATCGTGGCGCAGTAGCAGACCGTCTTGTCGAGGAAGACGATGTTCTTGTCGGTGTGCTGCTTGGCCAGCCGCTGGACCAGGTTGAGCTCGGTGCCGACCGCCCACGACGTACCGGGCTCGGCCTTGGCGATCGTGTCGATGATGTACTCCGTCGAGCCGACCAGGTCGGCCTTCAGGACCACCTCGTGCTGGCACTCTGGGTGCACGATCACGTTGACGCCGGGGACGCGGCTGCGGACGTCGTCCACGGACGCGGCGGTGAAGCGGCCGTGCACCGAGCAGTGCCCGCGCCACAGGATCATCTTCGCCTTGGCGAGCTGCTCGCTGGTGAGGCCGCCGCCCGGCTTGTGCGGGTCGTAGACGACGCACTCGTCGAGGCTGATGCCCATCTTCTGTACTGCGGTGTTGCGCCCGAGGTGCTGATCGGGCAGGAACAGCACCTTCTCGCCCTGCTGGAAGGCCCAGTCGAGGGCGACGTCGGCGTTGCTCGAAGTACAGACCGCTCCGCCGTTGCGGCCGCAGAACGCCTTGATGTCGGCGCTGGAGTTCATGTAGGTGACCGGCACGGTGACGTCCGCGACGCCGGCGTCGGCGAGCGCGTCCCAGGCCGCCTCGACCTGCTGGATCCGGGCCATGTCGGCCATCGAGCAGCCGGCCGCGAGGTCGGGCAGAATCACCGTCTGGTTGTCGTTGGTGAGGATGTCGGCGGACTCGGCCATGAAGTGCACGCCGCAGAAGACGATGTACGGCGCGTCCGGCCGGTTCGCCGCGTCCCGCGCGAGCTTGAACGAGTCACCCGTGACGTCGGCGAACTGAATCACCTCGTCGCGCTGGTAGTGGTGCCCGAGGACGAAGACCTGGTCACCGAGCGCCGCCTTGGCCTTCAGCGCTCGCTCGACGAGATCGGGGTCGGAGGCCGGCGGCAGCGCGCCGGGGCACTCCACCCCGCGCTCCGAATGTGGGTCGGTGTCGCGGCCCAGGAACAGCAACGGGAGAGACTTCGAGCCCTCTGCAATGGTTGTCACGACACCCATCGTGCCACGCACCTGCCCTTCGATTTCATGGCCCACGTCACTGCTCAGCATGCGAAATCTTGTGCACGGAAGCACAAGCGCGAACGGTTGTGCGAGCATCGGCAGATGGCTGACGTGATCGTGGTTGGGGCAGGGGTGGCCGGACTCAACTGCGCGATCGGGCTGCAGCAGAAAGGCCTCACCGTCACGGTGCTCGAAGCGGCCGACGAGGTGGGCGGCCGGATCCGGACCGATCTGGTCGACGGTTTCCGCTGCGACCACGGCTTCCAGCTGCTCAACCCCAGCTATCCGGCCGTTCGCCGGTATGTCGATCTGCCCGCCCTCGAGCTGCAGTCCTTCGCCGCTGGGGTCGCGGTCGGGGGAGACGCCGGTACTACGACAGTCGCGGACCCTCGGCGCGAACCGGGACTCATCGGGCGCTCGCTCTTCAGCGGCTACGTCCGGCCGCTCGAATTGGCCCGCCTCGCCGCCTGGGCAGCTCCCGCGTTGGGTCCCGTGCCGCGTCTGCTCGGCGGCCGCGACATGACGTTGGCCGAGTCGCTGGATGACGCCGGGGTCGACGGCCGGCTGCGGTACGAGATTCTTGAGCCGTTCCTGGCCGGCGTACTGGCTTCGGATGACGGGTCGACGTCCGCTGCCTTCGTGCGGCTCCTCCTCCGCGCCTTCCTGCTCGGTACTCCGGGCCTGCCGGTCGCCGGCATGTCGGCGTTGCCCCGGCAACTGGCCGCTCGGCTGGCCGAGCCGGTGCGTACCGGCGTACGGGTGGAGGCGGTGACCGGGCGTTCGGTGAAGACCGCTGAGGGCGAGCTGACCGCCCGCGCTGTGGTGGTGGCTGCCAACCCGACCGCAGGCCTCACCGACGTGCGGCCTCCTCGGATGAAGGGGCTGAGCACGTACTGGTTCGCCACCGATGCGGCGCCCCGGGCAGACAAGCTCCTGGTCGTCGACGGCCTCCGCAACGGACCTGTGCTCAACACGGCGGTCATCTCTAACGTGGCGCCGTCGTATGCGCCGCCTGGACGCCACCTGGTCCAGGCCACCACCCTCTGGCCCACAGAGGCCACTGAGGCCGAGGTACGAATCCAACTGACTCGCCTGTACGGCCGCTCGGCTGGTGCATGGGACCTGCTCATCCGCCACGACATCCACGAGGCACTGCCCGAACAGCCCGCTCCACTCGCCGCCCGCCAACCCGTGGCCCTAGGCGACAACCTGTTCGTAGCAGGCGACCACCGAGACACAGCCTCAATCCAGGGCGCCCTAGTCTCCGGCCGCCGCGCAGCCAACGCAGTAGCCGCCACCCTCACCTCTTGAGCGCTGCCCTGCAGGCGTGATCAGCAGCCCGCGTCGTCTCGGGCAGACGGTAGGACGGCGTCAGATGCAGGGTGTGCGCGACCGCCGTCGGCAGATCCACCCGATGCCCCACCGACACAAAGACCGGCTTAACCGCCTCCCGCGTCCGAACGACCGCACCCACCACGTCACCGTCAAGCACCAAATCCGAACTGGCCCCACGCCCGGCCGCAGGCTCTGAGAACTCCCCGACAAACGCATTCTTGGCCACCCCGATCGTCGGCAGCCCCGTCAGCACCCCGAGATGACAAGCCAGCCCAAACCGCCGCGGATGCGCGAGCCCTTGCCCATCACAAACCAACAGATCCGGCGTGACGGACAACTTGCCAAGCGCCTCCAGCAACACCGGAACCTCCCGAAACGCAAAGAGCCCCGGCACATACGGAAACGTCGTCCGGCCCAACACAGTGGCCCGATCCACCTCGGCAAGGCTCTGCCCATCCAGCACAACCACGGCCGCTGCGAGCTCGTCCCCGTCGTAAGCAACATCCAGCCCCGCGACATACCGGGTGCTGCTGGGCGACGGGCCGGGCCCAGTTGTGTCCACCCACCCATGAAGCTCTTCCTGTACCGCAATCGCTTCAGACGCTGTCGTAGGCCAGTCCACGCCGCGGACGTTACCGCGCCCAGCGGGCGGCCTAGATGGTGTCCCGCACGACAGGAGGTACTCGGTTGGTGGGCCGGGATCGGCCGGTGGCTGAGCGTGGGGAGAGTGCCAGGCGGCGACTACCTCCTGTCGAGCGGGACACATGAGGTCTAGAGCCAGGGCCGGGTGGGCTCAACAGGTCGGCCGGCGTGGTGGGTAGGGGTGGGGTCGAGACGGTGGGCGAGTTACGAGTACGGGTGGGGTAAACGCTGTCCGGAGGTTGGTGGGTGACAGGGGAGCGGGTGGGGGTAGGGGAGGATGTGGGTATGCGCGTGCTGATTGCTCCGGACAAGTTTGCTGGGACGTTGACGGCTGTGGAGGCTGCGGCTGCGATTGAGGAGGGGTGGCGGCGGCGGGATCCGGGGGCTGTGGTGTTGGTGGCGCCGATGGCTGATGGGGGGCCTGGGTTCATTGATGTGCTGGCGGCGGTGGTTGATGGGACGCTGCTGTCGGTGACGGTGCGGGGGCCGTTGGGTGAGGACGTGCCGGCGACGGTGCTGGTTGCGGGGGAGACGGCGTACGTCGAGACGGCGCAGGCGTGTGGGCTGCATCTCGTTGAGCCGGGCGATCGCAGGCCGGAGGACGGGTCGACGTACGGGGTTGGACAGCTGATCGGCGCGGCCGTGGATGCCGGCGCCAAGCGGATCATCCTGGGGCTTGGCGGGTCGGGCACCAACGACGCGGGTGCGGGGCTGCTCGCGGCGCTCGGGGCGACCTCGGAGGGCGGCAGTCTCGAGGCCGGTGCGAAGGGGCTCGAGAAGCTGACCGCAGTGGATCTTGAGCCCGCGCGAACCCGGCTGGCCGGGGTTGAGTTCGTTGCCGCGAGCGACGTCGAGAACCCGATGCTCGGGCTGCGCGGCGCTACCAACATTTTCGGTACTCAGAAGGGCATCACCGATGAGCGCAAGCCCGCGGTCGACGGCTACCTGACCACCTTCGCGGAGCTCGCAGGGCGTAAAACCGCAGATCAGAAGGGTGCCGGGGCCGCCGGCGGGCTCGGGTACGCGTTGCTGTTGCTCGGGGCCGAGCGGGTCTCCGGGATCGATCTGGTCGCGGAGCTGACCGGCCTGGAGTCGAAGGCCAAGCAGGTCGACCTCGTACTGACGGGCGAGGGCGCATTCGACTTCCAATCCCGCGACGGCAAGGTGATCTCCGGAGTCGCGAAGGTCGCGAACGATGCGATGCGGCCTTGCGTAGTACTGGCCGGCAAGGTCCAGATCGGCGCCCGCGAGATGCGCACGATGGGCGTCGAATCGGCCTACTCGCTGGTCGACGCGGTCGGTGAGGAGCGCGCCTTCGCTGACCCGCACGGCTCGCTGGCCACCGTCGCCGAGCGCGTCGCCAAAACCTGGGCCCGCTGAGGCACGCTAGCCGCGCGAGAACCGGCTACCTCGGACACCCAACGGCTACCTCGGACATGAAATAACCTGTTCAAGGTCGCCGGATGGTGTTCAAGGTCACCGGAGGTGATCGGTACGCCGTGCGCCGGGCTGGTCTCAGGGGGGAGGCGTGGAGTTGATCCCTGAAAATGGTGTGCGACCATGGGAATGGTTCGGGATCAGCCGATGTTGCCCCGAATGACAGCGGACTTTCCGCGCGTGGCCGCCTGCCCAAAGCGGCCGGGCGCTCATGAGATGACTGGAGTCAGGAATGACTGAAGCGCAGACCGAGGCAGTGCAGACTGCGGAGGGCACCACGACGGGCAGCGGCATTCTGCTGACCGACGGCGCCGCCGCCAAGGTGAAGGCGCTGCTGGACCAGGAAGGTCGCGACGACCTGGCCCTGCGGGTCGCCGTACAGCCGGGCGGTTGCTCCGGGCTGCGGTACCAGCTGTTCTTCGACGAGCGTC
This region includes:
- a CDS encoding glycosyltransferase family 4 protein, producing the protein MSTRPKILLSAYACRPKGGSEPGAGWAWAKAAARDHDVWLITRGKFAHEITEELAARPIPSLTVVPLELPKWVLKLRRRHADVYWYYPLWQRLAGRTAERLHAEHSFDVIHHLTFATDWMPAGVVQLSTAKVIWGPVGGSTTAPLSMAHWLGSKGVLNELVRRGYTGLMRRLVGRKHALNADLVVAQNKDVAEYFGKYAREVTVQPNVAISRFAAASGPREPYGAPGVKTAVFVGRMIPWKGLLIAISVLARPEAANWELRVIGDGPDWRRAERLAEELGVRDRVEFVGQLPREEVLTAFLRADAMLAPALREAAGWAVAEALASGCPVVCVDRGGPSVIVSPEDGAVVPWKGDVVGGLAKGLASLNGRIDPVNRWAPERLPEILADWYSTTRVPH
- a CDS encoding NAD(P)/FAD-dependent oxidoreductase, producing the protein MADVIVVGAGVAGLNCAIGLQQKGLTVTVLEAADEVGGRIRTDLVDGFRCDHGFQLLNPSYPAVRRYVDLPALELQSFAAGVAVGGDAGTTTVADPRREPGLIGRSLFSGYVRPLELARLAAWAAPALGPVPRLLGGRDMTLAESLDDAGVDGRLRYEILEPFLAGVLASDDGSTSAAFVRLLLRAFLLGTPGLPVAGMSALPRQLAARLAEPVRTGVRVEAVTGRSVKTAEGELTARAVVVAANPTAGLTDVRPPRMKGLSTYWFATDAAPRADKLLVVDGLRNGPVLNTAVISNVAPSYAPPGRHLVQATTLWPTEATEAEVRIQLTRLYGRSAGAWDLLIRHDIHEALPEQPAPLAARQPVALGDNLFVAGDHRDTASIQGALVSGRRAANAVAATLTS
- a CDS encoding glycerate kinase family protein; amino-acid sequence: MRVLIAPDKFAGTLTAVEAAAAIEEGWRRRDPGAVVLVAPMADGGPGFIDVLAAVVDGTLLSVTVRGPLGEDVPATVLVAGETAYVETAQACGLHLVEPGDRRPEDGSTYGVGQLIGAAVDAGAKRIILGLGGSGTNDAGAGLLAALGATSEGGSLEAGAKGLEKLTAVDLEPARTRLAGVEFVAASDVENPMLGLRGATNIFGTQKGITDERKPAVDGYLTTFAELAGRKTADQKGAGAAGGLGYALLLLGAERVSGIDLVAELTGLESKAKQVDLVLTGEGAFDFQSRDGKVISGVAKVANDAMRPCVVLAGKVQIGAREMRTMGVESAYSLVDAVGEERAFADPHGSLATVAERVAKTWAR
- the nadA gene encoding quinolinate synthase NadA; this encodes MTTIAEGSKSLPLLFLGRDTDPHSERGVECPGALPPASDPDLVERALKAKAALGDQVFVLGHHYQRDEVIQFADVTGDSFKLARDAANRPDAPYIVFCGVHFMAESADILTNDNQTVILPDLAAGCSMADMARIQQVEAAWDALADAGVADVTVPVTYMNSSADIKAFCGRNGGAVCTSSNADVALDWAFQQGEKVLFLPDQHLGRNTAVQKMGISLDECVVYDPHKPGGGLTSEQLAKAKMILWRGHCSVHGRFTAASVDDVRSRVPGVNVIVHPECQHEVVLKADLVGSTEYIIDTIAKAEPGTSWAVGTELNLVQRLAKQHTDKNIVFLDKTVCYCATMNRIDLPHLVWALENLVAGHVVNPIKVDPDTNKYAKIALDRMLALPGKTAKD
- a CDS encoding adenylyltransferase/cytidyltransferase family protein, with translation MPQRIGYLIGVFDLFHVGHLDVLERAKQQCDHLVVGVLTDDWAVDAWGARPFVPIVERAQIVEQLRCVDEIVVVDGVEAALEFADGVVFAADGTDGVLGPDELDGIPAGRVSVLTSGRGSRSQILRAAIDQRQSRSSVA
- a CDS encoding adenylyltransferase/cytidyltransferase family protein, with amino-acid sequence MGVVGYAPGVYDMFHIGHLNILRRASEHCDYLIAGVVEDDVVTRIKGRRPVVPHDERMEVVRAIGLVDEVVSDWSSDKFEMWKQLRYDVLFKGDDWKGTEKGQRLEKLLGEVGASVHYFPYTASTSSTDLRRLLEGTL
- a CDS encoding glycosyltransferase: MLHNRYRSGQPSGENTVVDQTADFLRSSGHEVEIYAQHSDDIAQMSRKDRALLPVRSVWSFAAERDLTFRLQSARPDIVHVHNTFPLFSPSVLRAAARQDLPIVATLHNFRLMCANGVLQRDGGPCESCVGKIPWRGAVHGCYRDSKVQSLPLVAGITVHNTLHTWQRYVTTLIAPSEFVRSRYIAGGFDADRIVVKPHAVPHDGVVREGAGDGVVFLGRLTEEKGFADLLKAWDSSLGELKVIGDGPLRAEAEERASRDSSVKVLGALPWAECMEVLRSARALVVPARSYETFGLVVIEAFANGVPVVASRIGALAELVEDGETGALVAPGDTEELRKALGLLTEPATSIAFGQRARQVYLDRFTPERDLTATERIYTDAIARHAADPRTGPRSQARRPANS
- a CDS encoding CDP-alcohol phosphatidyltransferase family protein — its product is MSRRSIGDVVGELSRAQKPSAGTPAYSRFVNRRIGRYLAAGAFLAGRTPNQISLTSGFCSLVGIVLIATISPSLPLALAVTVLLVLGYAFDSADGQLARLRGGGSPLGEWLDHMIDCVKIALLHSAVLISFYRFDAFSNELVLLIPLAYLCVSAVLFFGLILIDQLRRRHGASTANVRGDSVLKSLLIAPTDYGVLCLVFLTFGWPRLFTTLYGLLLVANLLFLLAAIAKWYREMAALQPAPRSTGVNG
- a CDS encoding endonuclease V — translated: MDTTGPGPSPSSTRYVAGLDVAYDGDELAAAVVVLDGQSLAEVDRATVLGRTTFPYVPGLFAFREVPVLLEALGKLSVTPDLLVCDGQGLAHPRRFGLACHLGVLTGLPTIGVAKNAFVGEFSEPAAGRGASSDLVLDGDVVGAVVRTREAVKPVFVSVGHRVDLPTAVAHTLHLTPSYRLPETTRAADHACRAALKR
- a CDS encoding HesB/IscA family protein, whose protein sequence is MTEAQTEAVQTAEGTTTGSGILLTDGAAAKVKALLDQEGRDDLALRVAVQPGGCSGLRYQLFFDERQLDGDVVTDFGGVSVVTDRMSSPYLKGASIDFVDTIEKQGFTIDNPNATGSCACGDSFN